The Cytobacillus oceanisediminis genomic interval TACGTGCAAAGTTTCTCAACCGATCTCAGATGCACTCAGTCTTTATGCAATTGAATTAATTGCTAAGTACCTTCCTTTAGCGGTAGAAAACGGCAATGACCTGGATGCCAGGAAAAATATGCTTTTAGCTAGTTTAGTTGCAGGTGTCGCATTTGATAACACAGATCTTGGTGCGGTACATGCTATGGCTGAACCACTTGGAGGTCTCTATGATACACCGCATGGGGTAGCAAATTCTATTTTTCTGCCATATGTGTTTGAATTTAATATTCCTTCAAATCCAGAAAAGCACGCAATAGTAGCGACAAAGCTTGGTGCCAATAAAGAAGGTAAAACAACAGAGGAATTGGCATGTGAAGGTGTTGTGTTGCTAAAAGAGCTGGCAGCTAAAATTGGGATTCCTAATCTTCGAGATTTAGGGAATGTAAATCCTGACGACTTCCCGTTCTTGGCAGAAGGGGCTTTTGAACATTTGTGTACACAGGTGAATTCAAGAGAATTAACAAAAGAAGATTATCTGAATTTATTTCAAAAAACATATGAAGCAAAAAACATCAGCTTGATTGAAAATGTATAATTTGGTAGTTTTCAAAATCTCTTGTTAAAAAAGACACCTTGGGCTGATACAAACTTACCTGGAGAAAAAGTAAGGAATAAAGCGGAAAGGGGGCAGCAAATGTCTAATCGTGATGAAAAGCAACTTTTAAATTTACCTTTTACAGGCATCTGTACTTTTGGAAAATACCCGATGTGTCCGGACCTGGATCATCTTGACGCAGATGCAGCCGTCATCGGGGTGCCCAATGACATGGGGACACAATGGAAATCGGGAGCAAGAATGGGCCCTAGAGGAATCCGTGAAGGTTCTACTTTATATAGTTTCGGGCTGGATGGTGCCTATGATATTGAAAACGATATAATGTACCTTGGACCTGACTGGAAAGTTGTCGACTGTGGTGATGTAGACATGGTACATGGGGATATTATGCAATGTCATGAGAATACCGAAGGAGCGATTCGTAAAATTATATCCAAAGGCGCTATGCCGGTAGTATTGGGTGGTGATCATTCAATCACAGCAGCAGTTGGAAAAGGACTGGAAGACCTGGGTCCGTTTCATGTAATTCAAATTGATGCCCATTTAGATTGGGCGGATCATCGCTCGGGAATGAGGTATGGCCACGGAAATTGTATTCGCCGCTTATCTGAGCTGGATCATGTTCAGAGAATATTTCAATTTGGCATTCGAGGGATCAGCAGCAGCAAAAAAGAAGACGTCGACGCAGCAAGACAATATGGCAGTGTGATCTTGTCACCTCGTCAGATGAGAAAAATGGGACTTAAGGAAGTGCTTAACCAAATTCCCGTAGGAGAAAAATATTATGTAACGATTGACATCGACGGAATCGATCCGTCCATCGCTCCTGGAACAGGTACACCATCACCGGGCGGCCTGCTTTACGATGAGGTCAATGAATTGCTCGAAGGGATTGCCAAAAGAGGAGAAGTCATCGGTTTTGATTTAGTTGAAGTAGCTCCTCCATATGATCCAACCGGTATGACCGGACAAGTAGCAGCCCGTATATTACTGGACTTGCTCAGCTATGTCTTAAAGGAAAAAGAGAAAAAAAAGAAAAAAGACTACGGAAAAGAAAAAGAAGAAATTCTTTCTTAACAGGTTGACATAATTGGGGAATAACTATCGTGTCGTAAGACTTTGGATATTTAAAGGCTATTATTGTTAATAAAAGGAGAGGAACGCAAATTGTTTCTCTCTTTTTAATTTGGTTTTCTATTAAAAGAGATGCCTGAAAGGTGGGAAAGGAGAGGTAAAAGCACGTAACTTAAGATGAGAATGGGGATTGTTGTTGGTATTTTGTGGGGTTTATGGTCATCAAAGAACGAGAATGGAACTCCTCCCCCAGCATTTTGTGCTTCACGCTCGACAAAGCTCAGAATGAATTTGACGAATAAAGAGTGTTTTTACAAAAGCTTAATATTTGATTAATGTGGGGTTAATATTGTCGGATTATGATGAAACCGTAACAAACAGTAATAAATATTAAAAAATCCACATTAATTGGAGGAACTTTTAATGAATTGCTCATTTAAGAAAAAAGGTTACAAGTTTATTCAAGCTATGATGTTAGGTGTAAGTGTATTAGGACTAGCTGCTTGTGAAGCAAATAAAGAAAAAGCTGCTCCAGTTGTAAGTGATACAACATCATTAACCATCAAAGAAATCGAAACAAAAGCAAAAGAAGAGGGAGAAATTAATAGTGTTGGTATGCCTGATTCTTGGGCTAACTGGGGTGAAACGTGGACAGAGGTTACAGGTAAATATTCATTGAAACACACGGATACAGATTTATCCAGTGCCGAAGAGATCGCTAAAATGGAATCTGAAAAAGAAAATGCAACTGCTGATATCGGTGATGTTGGGGTTTCATTTGGACCAATCGCAGAACAAAAAGAATTAACACTTCCTTATAAAACTTCCTATTGGGACGAGTTACCTGAATGGGCAAAAGATGATAACGGAGATTGGGTTGTTGGCTACCAAGGAACGATTGCATTCTTATCGAATAAGGAGTTAGTAAAAAATCCGCCAAAATCTTGGGATGACATCTTAAATGGAGATTATAAAGTAACCGTTGGAGATGTACAACGCGGTGCACAGAACCAAATGGCTGTTCTTGCTGCTGCGATCGCTTACGGCGGTGATGAAACAAACCTTCAGCCGGGAATTGACTTTTTTACTAAGCTTGCTAAGCAAGGCCGTCTAAGCTTAACAGATGCAAAACCAGCTAATATCGAAAAAGGGGAAGTGGAGGTTGCATTAGTATGGGACTTCAATGCTCTTGGTTACGCTGAACAAATCAATCGTGATCAATTTGATGTAAGCATTCCAAGTGAGGGTTCAGTAGTAAGCGGTTATGCAACAATTATTAACAAATATGCAAAGCATCCTCATGCAGCGATGGCGACTAGAGAATATATTTTAAGCGATGAAGGACAAATTAACTTGGCTAAAGGATTCGCCCGCCCAATTCGTGACGTGGAACTTCCAAAAGAAGTAGCTGAAAAAATGGTTCCAGAAGAACAGTACAAAAATGCAAAACCTATCGAAGACTCCAAAGCTTGGGAAGAAACCGTTAAAACGCTGCCGCAGGTTTGGCAGGAAGAGGTGTTAGTACATGTCAAATAAAGTAATCGCCATTGTTGTCGATGGTATGAGATACGATAAAGCATGTGAGGCCTTAGGATTTCTTCAGCATTTAGTTGAAACGAATCAGGCATCCCTTTACAAAGTGAAGTCGGAGCTTCCTAGTCTTTCCCGTCCATTATATGAAGTGCTGTTAACAGGTACACCAGCATCAGTGAACGGCATTACGTCCAATCAAGCGGTGCGGCTATCTGCTGAGAAAAGTCTCTTTCATCTGACGAAAGAGAATGGTTTAAGAAACGGAACGGTATCGTATTATTGGGTAAGCGAACTTTATAATCGTGCTCCGTTCCATTTTATTGAAGACCGTGAGCAAGAGGATCCATCCAAGCCAATTCAATACGGAAAATTTTATTGGGATGATGATTATCCAGACAGTCATGTGCTCATGGATGCAGAAGCTTTGCGCAGGAAGTATGACCCGCATTTCTTATATATCCATCCGCTTGGTGTAGATGTAAAAGGAGAAATCTATGGTTCGGAATCAAAAGAATATCGTGAACAGATCTTAAAAATGGGAAGCATTTTGGCTCAGCTTCTGCCAATTTGGCTCAAAGAAGGCTACCACATTTTAATAACTTCTGATCATGGGATGAGTGAAACGGGCAATCATGGCGGCATAACTGATGGTGAGCGTGATGTACCACTCTTTATTGTCAGTCCAAAAGTTGAGCCTGGCGTTTATAGTGAAGTGGTTCCGCAATTGGCTTTCGCACCGCTCGTATGTGAACTTTTAAATATTGAGCCATCCAATAAAATGATTTACTATCAATTTCCAGGTCTTAAAGGGAAAATTACTATTTAAATCAGTAAAATGAAGAATGACTGTGAATTGGTTTAACGTACGCTTGGTTAAACCAATTCCGATATTGATAGAGAACATAGAGGAGCGAGAAGTCTTGCGAACAATTAAAAAACAAAAAATTTACTTATTAGCTCTTTTACTGCCATTTATTTTGTTTGTCATTGGTTTTGAAATCGGGCCATTAGCAGCAATGATTAAAAATAGCTTTTATGCAGACGATGGAATTCAAGTTACGGTAAATCAGTATTTAACCATTTTCAAAAGTGATTTTTACATGAAAGCCATTCAGAATAGCCTTGTAATTTCCTTAATATCTGCTGTGATTTCTGTGATTATAGCGGTCATTGCAGCGTATTCAATTACAATGTTCTCACAAAAAATACAAAATCGGCTGCTGATGATTACGAATATGACTTCGAATTTTGAGGGGATCCCCCTTTCATTTTCATACATTATTTTGCTTGGAAACAACGGATTGTTTACATTGCTTTTTTCTAAAATGGGTTTGGATGTGTTTGCGGACTTTAATTTATACTCTTGGACAGGCCTCATACTTGTTTATATCTATTTTCAAATTCCGCTTGCTGTTATGCTCATCTACCCATCTTATCAAGGAATTAAAAAACAATGGAAAGAAGCTTCTTCACTATTAGGCGGTTCAAAGTTTTCATTTTGGCACCGTATCGGAATTCCAGTTCTGCTGCCTAGTATTGTAGGTACGTTCAGTATTTTGTTTGCCAATGCGATGGGAGCTTATGCTACAGCCTATGCCTTGGTCGGAAACAACTATAATTTATTGTCATTGCAAATCGCCTCCTTGGTTGCAAGTGATGTAGCGTTAAAGCCGCAGCTGGGCAGTGCGATGGGAGTTCTTTTAGCAGCGACGATGATAGGTGCGTTATGGTTCAATGAACGAATGATGCGCCGCATTAGGAGGGATTTACGATGAAAGCTTCATTGTCTTTTCATAAAGCAGTCGTTGGACTTCTGGTTATCTATTTATTAATTCCGCTTATAGGAACATTTTTGTTCTCGATCGCAGGTAAATGGGATCATACGATTTTACCTGAGAGTTATACAATGAAATGGTATATTGAATTATTTCAAGATGAACGCTTTTTTGATGCTTTTCAGCGAACGCTGTTTTTAATCGTGATGTCAGTAGGTCTTAGTATTGTTATCATGCTTCCAACGATCTTTATCATCACAGTATATTTCAGTAAGTGGGAACGATTGCTTCAGGCAGCAGCAATGCTTCCATATGGAATACCTCCCATTGTTGGAGCTGTAGGATTAATCAAGTTATATTCTGATGGCCCAATTCCAATTGCCGGAACACCTTGGATATTAATTGGTGCTTACTTCATAACCATTCTGCCATTTATGTATCAAGGTATTCGCAACAGCCTACGAACACTTAATGCGGTACAGCTTGTTGATGCTGCCGAATTACTCGGTGCCACAAAGTTTCAGGCGTTCCGTACAGTAGTGTTTCCAAATATTATCTCTGGTATTTTAGTATCTACTTTATTATCAGTCGCACTTTTGTTTAGTGAATTTGCTTTGGCTAATTTGCTTGTTGGAGGCAGATTTGAAACGCTGCAAATCTATCTTGCAGATAAACTGAATAGCAGCGGTCACTTAACAAGTGCAATTGTTATTACGTATTATTCCGTGATTTTGCTTTTAACGGGGACTGTATTAAAACTTACTTTTAAAAACGAAAAGAATCCAGCCGAGTCAAAAAAGAGCCGCGTTCTTTCATTATTAAGAAAACAAAGCCGTGATAAAAAAATTGCATTAGAAGGTGAAAACTCATGAGCTATGTAACCATCGATCAAGTAATTAAGAAGTATGATAATCAAGTGGTATTAAACGATATTTCTATTACCTTAAACAAAGGAGAATTTGCTACTTTGCTTGGGCAAAGCGGATGCGGAAAGAGCACATTGCTGCGTTCGATTGCAGGGCTTGAAGATGTTGATGCAGGAAAAATCTTAATTGATGGAAAAGACATTACAAACTTATCTCCGCGTCAGCGTGAAGTCGGGATGGTGTTTCAGTCATATGCTCTTTTCCCAAATATGAATGTTTTTGATAATATCGCATACGGCCTTAAAATGAAAAAGGTTAAAAATATAAAATCCAAAGTGGTAAAGATGATTGAGATGGTTGACTTAGCTGGAAAAGAAGAATCTTATCCTCACCAATTATCAGGCGGACAGCAGCAGCGGGTTGCTTTGGCTCGCGCGCTTGTTATGGAGCCGAAAGTACTGCTTTTAGATGAACCGTTAAGCGCATTGGATGCTAAAATTAGAAAAAGTTTGCAAAAAGAATTAAAGAGAATTCAAAAGGAATTAAACATTACTACCATTTTTGTAACACATGATCAGGAAGAAGCAATGACGATGTCTGATCGAATTTTTGTAATGAATAAAGGAAATGTTGTACAATCCGGCTCTCCAACGGAAATTTATACATCTCCTGTCAATACATTTGTTGCAAATTTCATTGGGAATTATAATGTCTTTAAAATGGAAACGTTCTGTAAACTCGTTCGCAGCACGGAATTAAAAGGGGATGAAGTTGCCTTTCGACCTGAAGTGCTAAAACTGCTTCCTATTGGTGAAGAGAGCCTGGGTTTACAAGAGAATTGGCGGCTTAAAGGAGTTATTAAAGATGTCTCCATGAAAGGCAATGTATTAAGATATGAAGTCGAATCAGAGGATTCTTCTTTCCATGTAGATGATCTTCACCACCGAGGGGCAATGCTTGAACAAGGAACACCCATTCAAATTATTTTACCAAA includes:
- the speB gene encoding agmatinase, translated to MSNRDEKQLLNLPFTGICTFGKYPMCPDLDHLDADAAVIGVPNDMGTQWKSGARMGPRGIREGSTLYSFGLDGAYDIENDIMYLGPDWKVVDCGDVDMVHGDIMQCHENTEGAIRKIISKGAMPVVLGGDHSITAAVGKGLEDLGPFHVIQIDAHLDWADHRSGMRYGHGNCIRRLSELDHVQRIFQFGIRGISSSKKEDVDAARQYGSVILSPRQMRKMGLKEVLNQIPVGEKYYVTIDIDGIDPSIAPGTGTPSPGGLLYDEVNELLEGIAKRGEVIGFDLVEVAPPYDPTGMTGQVAARILLDLLSYVLKEKEKKKKKDYGKEKEEILS
- a CDS encoding ABC transporter substrate-binding protein, with product MNCSFKKKGYKFIQAMMLGVSVLGLAACEANKEKAAPVVSDTTSLTIKEIETKAKEEGEINSVGMPDSWANWGETWTEVTGKYSLKHTDTDLSSAEEIAKMESEKENATADIGDVGVSFGPIAEQKELTLPYKTSYWDELPEWAKDDNGDWVVGYQGTIAFLSNKELVKNPPKSWDDILNGDYKVTVGDVQRGAQNQMAVLAAAIAYGGDETNLQPGIDFFTKLAKQGRLSLTDAKPANIEKGEVEVALVWDFNALGYAEQINRDQFDVSIPSEGSVVSGYATIINKYAKHPHAAMATREYILSDEGQINLAKGFARPIRDVELPKEVAEKMVPEEQYKNAKPIEDSKAWEETVKTLPQVWQEEVLVHVK
- a CDS encoding alkaline phosphatase family protein — its product is MSNKVIAIVVDGMRYDKACEALGFLQHLVETNQASLYKVKSELPSLSRPLYEVLLTGTPASVNGITSNQAVRLSAEKSLFHLTKENGLRNGTVSYYWVSELYNRAPFHFIEDREQEDPSKPIQYGKFYWDDDYPDSHVLMDAEALRRKYDPHFLYIHPLGVDVKGEIYGSESKEYREQILKMGSILAQLLPIWLKEGYHILITSDHGMSETGNHGGITDGERDVPLFIVSPKVEPGVYSEVVPQLAFAPLVCELLNIEPSNKMIYYQFPGLKGKITI
- a CDS encoding ABC transporter permease produces the protein MFSQKIQNRLLMITNMTSNFEGIPLSFSYIILLGNNGLFTLLFSKMGLDVFADFNLYSWTGLILVYIYFQIPLAVMLIYPSYQGIKKQWKEASSLLGGSKFSFWHRIGIPVLLPSIVGTFSILFANAMGAYATAYALVGNNYNLLSLQIASLVASDVALKPQLGSAMGVLLAATMIGALWFNERMMRRIRRDLR
- a CDS encoding ABC transporter permease; the encoded protein is MKASLSFHKAVVGLLVIYLLIPLIGTFLFSIAGKWDHTILPESYTMKWYIELFQDERFFDAFQRTLFLIVMSVGLSIVIMLPTIFIITVYFSKWERLLQAAAMLPYGIPPIVGAVGLIKLYSDGPIPIAGTPWILIGAYFITILPFMYQGIRNSLRTLNAVQLVDAAELLGATKFQAFRTVVFPNIISGILVSTLLSVALLFSEFALANLLVGGRFETLQIYLADKLNSSGHLTSAIVITYYSVILLLTGTVLKLTFKNEKNPAESKKSRVLSLLRKQSRDKKIALEGENS
- a CDS encoding ABC transporter ATP-binding protein, translated to MSYVTIDQVIKKYDNQVVLNDISITLNKGEFATLLGQSGCGKSTLLRSIAGLEDVDAGKILIDGKDITNLSPRQREVGMVFQSYALFPNMNVFDNIAYGLKMKKVKNIKSKVVKMIEMVDLAGKEESYPHQLSGGQQQRVALARALVMEPKVLLLDEPLSALDAKIRKSLQKELKRIQKELNITTIFVTHDQEEAMTMSDRIFVMNKGNVVQSGSPTEIYTSPVNTFVANFIGNYNVFKMETFCKLVRSTELKGDEVAFRPEVLKLLPIGEESLGLQENWRLKGVIKDVSMKGNVLRYEVESEDSSFHVDDLHHRGAMLEQGTPIQIILPKKECLIL